The proteins below are encoded in one region of Paenacidovorax monticola:
- a CDS encoding type II toxin-antitoxin system HipA family toxin: MSTSIRYLRLSMHLPGPPGRRRGIGYLSQYGDILRVSFDDDYIADPLRPVLSLSYQGETEAATRQILASARDARLVRTDGRWPVYFQNLLPEGHNRERLARERGCSEGDEFELLAAAGHDLMGALEVEPVPLQDGVPDVVRHWHTTQGLDVLEPGFVEYPVEDAASLPGVVTKFSAVQDGRRYTVHRHGQAGSTILKLPTTAHPDLVANEYTGYQLCHALGLHCAQARVITRAEAELPGHIPFDDILAVQRFDHLAGGARVHMEEFNQVLGYAPRQKYGKGMERDWATMLLVLNRLSGQPVQDTREFLARMVAFILMGNTDAHLKNWALLYPDGRTPQLAPLYDPVCVAAFFNGAPERQYAVNRAIDRTLRAFTWEDVQALLRSAGLLRIPRHLSLLRDLVARAQALWPALLDGAPASMAHAVRERLAGGVALARPRG, translated from the coding sequence ATGTCCACCTCCATCCGCTACCTGCGCCTGTCCATGCACCTGCCGGGCCCGCCCGGGCGGCGCCGGGGCATTGGCTACCTGTCGCAGTACGGCGACATCCTGCGCGTGTCGTTCGACGACGACTACATCGCCGATCCCCTGCGCCCCGTGCTGTCGCTGAGCTACCAGGGCGAAACCGAGGCCGCCACGCGGCAGATCCTGGCCTCGGCCCGCGACGCGCGCCTGGTGCGCACCGACGGGCGCTGGCCCGTGTACTTCCAGAACCTGCTGCCCGAGGGGCACAACCGCGAGCGCCTGGCGCGCGAGCGCGGCTGCAGCGAAGGCGACGAATTCGAGCTGCTGGCCGCCGCCGGCCACGACCTCATGGGCGCGCTCGAAGTGGAACCCGTGCCCCTGCAGGACGGCGTGCCCGACGTGGTGCGCCACTGGCACACCACGCAAGGCCTGGACGTGCTGGAGCCCGGCTTCGTCGAATACCCCGTGGAAGACGCCGCCTCGCTGCCCGGCGTGGTCACCAAGTTCAGCGCCGTGCAGGACGGCCGGCGCTACACCGTGCACCGGCACGGCCAGGCGGGCAGCACCATCCTGAAGCTGCCCACCACGGCCCACCCCGACCTCGTGGCCAACGAATACACCGGCTACCAGCTGTGCCACGCCCTGGGCCTGCACTGCGCCCAGGCCCGCGTCATCACCCGCGCCGAGGCCGAACTGCCCGGGCACATCCCCTTTGACGACATCCTGGCCGTGCAGCGCTTCGACCACCTTGCGGGCGGCGCGCGCGTGCACATGGAAGAGTTCAACCAGGTCCTGGGCTATGCCCCGCGCCAGAAGTACGGCAAGGGCATGGAACGCGACTGGGCCACCATGCTGCTCGTGCTCAACCGCCTGAGCGGCCAGCCCGTGCAGGACACGCGCGAATTCCTCGCGCGCATGGTGGCCTTCATCCTCATGGGCAACACCGACGCGCACCTCAAAAACTGGGCCCTGCTCTACCCCGACGGCCGCACGCCCCAGCTCGCCCCCCTGTACGACCCCGTGTGCGTGGCCGCCTTCTTCAACGGCGCGCCCGAGCGCCAGTACGCCGTCAACCGCGCCATCGACCGTACCCTGCGAGCCTTCACCTGGGAAGACGTGCAGGCGCTGCTGCGGTCGGCCGGACTGCTGCGCATACCGCGCCACCTGTCGCTGCTGCGCGATCTGGTCGCCCGGGCCCAGGCCCTCTGGCCTGCCCTGCTGGACGGCGCCCCTGCCAGCATGGCGCACGCCGTGCGCGAGCGCCTGGCGGGCGGCGTGGCCCTGGCCCGGCCGCGCGGCTGA
- a CDS encoding cupin domain-containing protein, with product MTSAAQHFVATHARDAVFERGLRAFFEYRDLGIEKATEGRVVAHVIRASEGADFSSQPHLHRTTFQLVYVLKGWIEFEYEGQEGPVRLEAGSCVYQPPGIRHRELGHSEDVEMLEVVMPGGFATELVDTVQDG from the coding sequence ATGACCAGCGCCGCCCAGCACTTCGTCGCCACCCACGCCCGAGACGCCGTCTTCGAGCGCGGCCTGCGCGCGTTCTTCGAGTACCGCGACCTCGGCATCGAGAAGGCCACCGAGGGCCGCGTCGTGGCCCATGTGATCCGGGCGTCGGAGGGCGCGGACTTCTCCAGCCAGCCGCACCTGCACCGCACCACCTTCCAGCTCGTCTACGTGCTCAAGGGATGGATCGAGTTCGAGTACGAGGGCCAGGAAGGCCCCGTGCGGCTTGAAGCCGGTTCGTGCGTGTACCAGCCGCCCGGCATCCGCCACCGCGAACTCGGGCACAGCGAAGACGTGGAGATGCTCGAAGTCGTGATGCCAGGCGGCTTCGCCACCGAACTCGTCGATACGGTACAGGACGGCTGA
- a CDS encoding basic amino acid ABC transporter substrate-binding protein: protein MHSFRLALAAAAAACTLSLIPAGAQAQNRELVVASSATYTPFAFENKDKQIVGFDIDVVNAIAKQQNLKLRIVNTPFTSIFASLNNGDVDFVISGVTINEKRKQSFDFSAPYFDARQLIAVPKNSTVKSLKDLADKKVSVVSGSTADDVMSREVGKTSPNIRRFESTPLIMSELASGGVDAAIGDNGVIAYRVSHIPSLKTVEDPNFPKEHFGIVVRKGDKALLDKINAGLAAIRADGTYGVIYKKWFNHDYKAQ, encoded by the coding sequence ATGCATTCCTTCCGCCTCGCCCTGGCCGCCGCAGCGGCCGCCTGCACCCTTTCCCTCATTCCCGCAGGCGCCCAGGCGCAGAACCGCGAGCTGGTGGTGGCCTCCAGCGCAACCTACACGCCGTTCGCGTTCGAGAACAAGGACAAGCAGATCGTCGGCTTCGACATCGACGTCGTCAACGCCATCGCCAAGCAGCAGAACCTGAAGCTGCGCATCGTCAACACGCCGTTCACCAGCATCTTCGCCTCGCTGAACAACGGCGACGTGGACTTCGTGATCTCGGGCGTCACCATCAACGAGAAACGCAAGCAGAGCTTCGACTTCTCGGCCCCCTACTTCGACGCGCGCCAGCTCATCGCCGTGCCCAAGAACAGCACCGTGAAATCGCTCAAGGACCTGGCCGACAAGAAGGTCTCGGTCGTGAGCGGCTCCACCGCCGACGACGTGATGAGCCGCGAAGTGGGCAAGACCAGCCCCAACATCCGCCGCTTCGAGAGCACGCCGCTCATCATGTCCGAGCTGGCCTCGGGCGGGGTGGACGCGGCCATCGGCGACAACGGGGTGATCGCCTACCGCGTCTCGCATATTCCGAGCCTCAAGACCGTGGAAGACCCCAACTTCCCCAAGGAACATTTCGGCATCGTGGTGCGCAAGGGTGACAAGGCCCTGCTCGACAAGATCAACGCGGGCCTGGCCGCCATCCGCGCCGACGGCACCTACGGCGTGATCTACAAGAAGTGGTTCAACCACGACTACAAGGCGCAGTAA
- a CDS encoding amino acid ABC transporter permease, whose amino-acid sequence MQDSTPVVWFGWFRPDILAEYKQLFWQGALVTVGMTIACVLMGCALGLLLALARLADTRHQPWKAVCQYLLRWPSTVYVSFFRGTPLFVQILLMHFAVMPLFIHPVDGLLVSGDLARTLKQDHGALISGVVALTLNSAAYISEVFRAGIQSIARGQKQAGLSLGMTHGQMMRYVVIPQAFRRMLPPLGNNMISLLKDTSLVSAIGLAEMAYAARTVAGAYGRYWEPYLAIALAYWLMTFALAGGLRRLENHLARADHT is encoded by the coding sequence ATGCAAGACAGCACCCCGGTCGTTTGGTTTGGATGGTTCCGCCCGGACATCCTGGCGGAGTACAAACAACTGTTCTGGCAAGGCGCGCTGGTCACCGTGGGCATGACCATCGCCTGCGTGCTCATGGGCTGCGCCCTGGGGCTGCTGTTGGCCCTGGCCCGCCTGGCCGACACACGCCACCAGCCCTGGAAAGCCGTCTGCCAGTACCTGCTGCGCTGGCCTTCCACCGTGTACGTGAGCTTTTTCCGCGGCACGCCGCTGTTCGTGCAGATCCTGCTGATGCACTTCGCGGTCATGCCGCTGTTCATCCACCCCGTGGACGGCCTGCTCGTCAGCGGCGACCTGGCCCGCACGCTCAAGCAGGACCACGGCGCCCTGATCTCGGGCGTGGTCGCGCTCACGCTCAACTCGGCCGCCTACATCTCCGAGGTGTTTCGCGCCGGCATCCAGTCCATCGCGCGCGGCCAGAAGCAGGCGGGGCTCTCGCTGGGCATGACCCACGGGCAGATGATGCGCTACGTGGTCATCCCCCAGGCCTTCCGCCGCATGCTGCCGCCGCTGGGCAACAACATGATCTCGCTGCTCAAGGACACCTCCCTGGTCTCCGCCATCGGCCTGGCCGAAATGGCCTACGCCGCCCGCACCGTGGCGGGCGCCTACGGCCGCTACTGGGAGCCCTACCTGGCCATCGCGCTGGCCTACTGGCTCATGACCTTCGCGCTCGCGGGCGGGCTGCGCAGGCTGGAAAACCACCTGGCAAGGGCCGATCACACATAG
- a CDS encoding M48 family metalloprotease has product MQKKKHWKTWAVAMAAAALLTGCETMPSAVNSLGGAGGLTSAFNNVMGGGKGGSGLNNGIQDVIGGASAAFKDYSAEEQRALGTEFSSVLLGARPLLRNDAVQRYVNQVGWWVALQAEMPKDKDGKDIQFAWRFGVIDSDAVNAYATPGGYVFVTVGLLRKLNNEAELAGVLGHEIAHVVRGHYLSALKKGGFTQIAGGIIQARANNAAVSSAMVNAVRNIYAKGLDQSDEFDADRQGLLYAARAGYQAAGLPTVLQMYATTGTGADANYQMLLSTHPAPAERATRLQPLLAGKFASASNVTNEARYVAIRQQL; this is encoded by the coding sequence ATGCAGAAGAAGAAACACTGGAAGACCTGGGCCGTTGCAATGGCCGCGGCAGCCTTGCTGACGGGCTGCGAAACCATGCCCAGCGCGGTCAACAGCCTAGGCGGCGCGGGGGGGCTGACCTCGGCCTTCAACAACGTGATGGGCGGGGGCAAGGGCGGCTCGGGCCTGAACAACGGCATCCAGGACGTGATCGGCGGCGCATCCGCCGCGTTCAAGGACTACTCGGCTGAAGAGCAGCGCGCGCTGGGCACGGAATTCTCCTCTGTGCTGTTGGGTGCCCGTCCGCTGCTGCGCAACGACGCCGTGCAGCGCTACGTCAACCAGGTGGGCTGGTGGGTGGCCCTGCAGGCCGAAATGCCCAAGGACAAGGACGGGAAGGACATCCAGTTCGCCTGGCGCTTCGGCGTGATCGATTCCGACGCCGTGAACGCCTACGCCACGCCCGGCGGCTACGTCTTCGTCACCGTGGGCCTGCTGCGCAAGCTCAACAATGAGGCCGAACTGGCCGGCGTGCTGGGCCACGAGATCGCCCACGTGGTGCGCGGCCACTACCTGAGCGCGTTGAAGAAGGGTGGCTTCACGCAGATCGCGGGCGGCATCATCCAGGCGCGTGCCAACAACGCGGCCGTGAGCTCGGCCATGGTCAACGCCGTGCGCAACATCTACGCCAAGGGCCTGGACCAGTCCGACGAGTTCGACGCCGACCGCCAGGGCCTGCTCTACGCGGCCCGCGCCGGCTACCAGGCCGCTGGCCTGCCCACGGTGCTGCAGATGTACGCAACCACCGGCACCGGGGCCGACGCCAACTACCAGATGCTGCTGAGCACCCACCCCGCGCCCGCCGAGCGGGCCACCAGGCTGCAGCCGCTGCTGGCGGGCAAGTTTGCGTCGGCCAGCAATGTGACGAACGAGGCGCGGTACGTGGCGATCCGGCAGCAGCTGTGA